The following are from one region of the Pseudomonas putida genome:
- a CDS encoding FCD domain-containing protein, which translates to MISSSTVVNSVVEKLRQALARGQWRTGDMLPGQRELAEQLGISRPSLREAVTVLETLGLVRSLPGKGVLVLDADAAAQEPGLDSNTAASLADVLELRYTLEPFIVGLVAQSANSQDIGQLRLTLMDMREALEADDSEAGVRAYIAFHEALFAQTTNPIFQSVVQQTGNALKQSADMLRNSPEHLAARLKENEAVVRAIRERSSAQASAQMRQHILAEGLRMGIPLNIPDEHPHP; encoded by the coding sequence GTGATCAGCTCATCGACCGTCGTCAACTCAGTGGTGGAAAAACTGCGCCAGGCCCTCGCCCGCGGCCAATGGCGTACCGGCGACATGCTGCCAGGCCAGCGCGAGCTGGCCGAACAACTGGGCATCAGCCGCCCCAGCCTGCGCGAAGCGGTGACCGTGCTGGAAACCCTGGGCCTGGTGCGCTCGCTGCCGGGCAAGGGCGTGCTGGTGCTGGATGCCGACGCTGCCGCCCAGGAACCGGGCCTGGACAGCAACACCGCCGCCAGCCTCGCCGACGTGCTGGAGCTGCGCTATACCCTTGAACCTTTCATTGTCGGCCTGGTGGCGCAGTCGGCCAACAGCCAGGACATCGGCCAGCTGCGCCTGACCCTGATGGACATGCGAGAGGCACTGGAAGCCGATGACAGCGAAGCCGGCGTCAGGGCCTACATCGCTTTCCATGAAGCACTGTTCGCCCAGACCACCAATCCGATCTTCCAGAGCGTGGTGCAACAGACCGGCAATGCCCTCAAGCAGAGCGCCGACATGCTGCGCAATTCACCAGAGCACCTGGCCGCTCGGCTGAAGGAAAACGAAGCGGTGGTGCGCGCCATACGTGAGCGCAGCAGCGCCCAGGCCAGTGCCCAGATGCGCCAGCACATCCTGGCCGAAGGGCTGCGCATGGGCATCCCGCTGAACATCCCGGACGAACACCCGCATCCATGA
- a CDS encoding RidA family protein, with the protein MSNDIQRFPSSLPFPFSRAVKAGGFLFLSGQVPMSASGEVVRGDIQTQTRAACERIGESLAACGARFDQVVKVTVWLSDMSHFAGFNEVYKAFFGAALPVRSTVASALALGVDVEIEVQAFVGEA; encoded by the coding sequence ATGAGTAATGATATCCAGCGTTTTCCCAGCAGCCTGCCGTTCCCGTTCTCCCGTGCGGTGAAAGCCGGCGGCTTCCTGTTCCTCTCTGGCCAGGTGCCGATGAGTGCCAGCGGCGAAGTGGTACGCGGTGACATCCAGACCCAGACCCGCGCCGCCTGTGAGCGCATCGGCGAAAGCCTGGCGGCCTGTGGTGCGCGTTTCGACCAGGTGGTCAAGGTCACGGTGTGGCTGTCGGACATGAGCCACTTCGCCGGCTTCAACGAGGTGTACAAGGCATTCTTCGGCGCAGCGCTGCCGGTGCGATCGACCGTGGCTTCGGCATTGGCGCTGGGGGTGGATGTGGAGATCGAAGTGCAGGCGTTTGTCGGCGAAGCCTGA
- a CDS encoding PACE efflux transporter codes for MQGLKRKLVYVTFYELIGLCMSTLGLAYLSDTQASHTGPLAVMITTIAMLWNLIYNSLFEWWESRQAKRGRSVARRVAHAIGFQLTLVVYLIPLIAWWLDMTLLEALLVDMAFIVLVPCYTFAYNWAFDRIFGLPTSALAAA; via the coding sequence GTGCAGGGACTCAAACGCAAACTGGTCTACGTGACTTTCTATGAGCTGATCGGGCTGTGCATGTCGACCCTCGGGCTGGCCTACCTGTCGGACACCCAAGCGTCGCATACCGGGCCTTTGGCTGTGATGATCACAACCATCGCGATGCTCTGGAACCTGATCTACAACAGCCTGTTCGAGTGGTGGGAGAGCCGCCAGGCCAAGCGCGGGCGCAGTGTGGCGCGGCGTGTGGCGCATGCCATCGGCTTCCAGCTGACCCTGGTGGTGTACCTGATTCCGCTGATTGCCTGGTGGCTGGACATGACATTGCTGGAAGCGTTGCTGGTGGACATGGCGTTCATCGTGCTGGTGCCGTGCTACACCTTTGCCTACAACTGGGCGTTCGACCGGATCTTTGGCTTGCCGACTTCTGCGTTGGCTGCTGCCTGA
- a CDS encoding IS110 family transposase, whose amino-acid sequence MSVWVGVDIGSRTSVVGVRKDGRPAGQWDIAQTPAGRKAAVKKLLALKPKSIVMEATGIYYLDLALELHAADLPVSVINPKSFHNFAKLMLVNSKTDAIDAQLLSEYGERMTPRLWTPPSLVQLELRALGRHINRLVGHRTRAKNELHALQATATTVSMLIEDQEEAIASLDNRIERFRKAGRELVAQCPTLTRQYKQLLAGPGMGEVSALAALAELTILPQMLKSSQVARHAGLDVRQTQSGTSIDKPGRLGKSGNAYLRAAMYMPALTAVRCDPYAKAFYESLVNRGKKKMQAIAAVMRKYLTGIWACMRGDEPFDTAKLFSSEHLRKA is encoded by the coding sequence ATGAGTGTCTGGGTTGGCGTCGATATCGGCTCACGTACTTCGGTCGTTGGGGTGCGTAAAGATGGGCGTCCGGCCGGACAGTGGGATATCGCTCAAACCCCTGCAGGCCGTAAGGCTGCGGTGAAAAAGCTGCTGGCACTCAAACCCAAGTCGATCGTGATGGAGGCGACCGGAATCTATTACCTGGACTTGGCCCTTGAGCTACATGCGGCTGACCTCCCTGTATCCGTGATCAACCCCAAGAGCTTCCACAATTTCGCCAAACTGATGCTGGTGAACAGCAAGACCGATGCAATAGATGCTCAACTGCTGTCCGAGTACGGCGAGCGTATGACACCGCGCTTGTGGACACCTCCAAGCCTTGTGCAGCTTGAACTGAGGGCTCTGGGGCGACACATCAATCGTTTGGTGGGGCATCGTACAAGGGCGAAGAACGAACTGCATGCATTGCAGGCGACCGCTACAACCGTGTCGATGCTGATCGAGGATCAGGAGGAAGCGATTGCTTCACTGGATAATCGAATTGAGCGCTTTCGTAAGGCGGGCCGCGAGCTGGTCGCCCAGTGTCCGACGCTTACTCGGCAGTACAAGCAGCTGCTCGCAGGGCCTGGGATGGGAGAAGTCTCTGCACTTGCGGCATTGGCTGAACTGACCATCCTTCCTCAAATGCTCAAGTCCTCGCAGGTAGCTCGCCACGCGGGTCTCGATGTTCGACAGACCCAATCGGGAACGAGCATTGATAAGCCCGGCAGACTCGGCAAAAGTGGGAATGCTTATCTACGGGCAGCCATGTACATGCCTGCCTTGACCGCAGTGCGCTGCGACCCTTATGCGAAGGCTTTTTACGAGTCGTTGGTCAACAGGGGCAAGAAGAAAATGCAGGCTATCGCTGCTGTCATGCGCAAGTACCTGACAGGCATCTGGGCATGCATGCGCGGGGATGAGCCATTTGATACGGCCAAGCTTTTCAGCTCTGAACACCTCAGAAAAGCTTGA
- a CDS encoding histidine phosphatase family protein produces MKAVRLTLICHALTQAQKTGRLHRADDGILPLTQQPFADLAGAQLLTAPERRACETAAWLAEQVQVEPALADCDLGRWQGLTLKQLQAEQPHALAEWLQDPTSDVHGGESFAVLCQRVATWLAAFDRPGEWLAVTHPMVMRAVLVQVLGCPMSASQRIDVLPLSRLELSFTGQWRLRLG; encoded by the coding sequence GTGAAAGCCGTCCGCCTGACCCTGATCTGCCACGCCCTGACCCAGGCCCAGAAGACCGGGCGCCTGCACCGTGCGGACGACGGCATCCTGCCGTTGACCCAGCAGCCTTTCGCCGATCTTGCCGGTGCGCAACTGCTGACCGCGCCAGAGCGGCGAGCCTGTGAAACGGCAGCGTGGTTGGCGGAGCAGGTGCAGGTCGAGCCGGCGTTGGCCGATTGCGACCTGGGGCGTTGGCAGGGGCTTACGCTGAAGCAATTGCAAGCCGAGCAACCGCACGCATTGGCCGAATGGCTGCAGGACCCGACCAGTGATGTGCACGGCGGCGAGTCGTTCGCCGTACTTTGCCAGCGCGTCGCCACCTGGCTGGCAGCTTTCGACAGGCCGGGCGAATGGCTGGCGGTTACCCACCCGATGGTCATGCGCGCCGTGCTGGTGCAGGTGCTTGGCTGCCCGATGAGTGCCAGCCAGCGGATCGACGTGTTGCCGCTATCGCGCCTGGAGCTGAGCTTTACCGGGCAGTGGCGCCTGCGCCTGGGCTGA
- a CDS encoding LysR family transcriptional regulator has product MNFSSDNIQLFLAVLDRGSFSAAARALQRVPSAVSMAIGNLEAELGYTLFERGPREVRPTAQARALEPHARLIAEQLGLLQVHALELSQGLESRLTLAVVPDIDHHPLLAAIARLGERHPLLDIALLSAPQEEALHLLDSGRADLCVAFAGLQVDARRGFQHIGMESLVATLSPTHPALREGRIRYLEDLTRVRQILVRSRDLPLADPRPLIGATHWSTDSFDLAQQMVEAGLGWGDLPLSRVAPLLANGRLVRLDFRNTRNELQLPVHLLWRKQQPLQQAARLLIEQLCSL; this is encoded by the coding sequence ATGAACTTTTCCAGCGACAATATCCAGCTGTTTCTCGCCGTGCTTGACCGGGGTTCGTTTTCCGCCGCCGCACGCGCCCTGCAACGGGTGCCTTCGGCAGTGAGCATGGCCATCGGCAACCTCGAAGCCGAACTGGGCTACACCTTGTTCGAACGCGGCCCGCGCGAAGTCCGCCCGACTGCGCAGGCCAGGGCGCTGGAACCCCATGCCCGGCTGATCGCCGAGCAACTGGGGCTGCTGCAGGTGCATGCCCTGGAGCTGTCCCAGGGGCTGGAAAGCAGGCTGACCCTGGCCGTGGTGCCGGACATCGACCACCACCCGCTGCTGGCGGCGATCGCTCGCCTGGGTGAGCGCCACCCGCTGCTGGACATCGCCCTGCTCAGCGCCCCGCAGGAGGAGGCCTTGCACCTGCTGGACAGCGGCCGCGCCGACCTTTGCGTTGCCTTTGCCGGGCTGCAGGTCGATGCCCGTCGCGGCTTCCAGCACATCGGCATGGAGTCGCTGGTTGCCACCTTGTCCCCCACTCACCCGGCCTTGCGCGAAGGACGTATCCGCTACCTCGAAGACCTGACCCGAGTGCGCCAGATTCTGGTGCGCAGCCGCGACCTGCCGCTGGCCGACCCGCGCCCGCTGATAGGCGCCACGCACTGGTCCACCGACAGTTTCGACCTCGCCCAGCAGATGGTGGAAGCCGGCCTGGGCTGGGGTGACTTGCCGCTGTCGCGGGTCGCGCCATTACTGGCCAACGGGCGCCTGGTGCGCCTGGATTTTCGCAACACCCGCAACGAACTGCAGTTGCCGGTACACCTCTTGTGGCGCAAGCAACAGCCGTTGCAGCAGGCTGCCCGCCTATTGATAGAGCAGTTGTGTAGCCTGTGA
- a CDS encoding TonB-dependent siderophore receptor translates to MQCKTSPNSLALAFVALASPVMVTSVVQAEEQRTGEVLEIPVADNALVIEDTLVTAEREARQALGTSIITAEDIKRHPPANDLSDIIRREPGVNLTGNSASGARGNNRQIDLRGMGPENTLILIDGKPSSARNAVRYGWNGDRDTRGETNWVPAEAVERIEILRGPAAARYGSGAMGGVVNIITKRPTDALKGSVSLYTQLPQDSAEGASRRANFNLGGGLTDNLGFRLYGGLAKTDADDLDINAGHATSALVAGREGVRNKDINGLLSWKLNDEHRLEASAGYSRQGNIFAGDTMNSNGGGDVGFVSSLYGHETNVMQRSTYDLTHLGDFTWGTSKTVLAYEYMRNWRLNEGLAGRTEGAPNAEGAAMSRLRNTRLSSEVNLPFAMGSTEHVLTLGGEYLYETLNDQGSLRPQSSDPNGNDGLVGFDRSSSKMTARSYALFVEDNIIVGDTTITPGVRFDHHETFGDNFSPSLNLSHKLTEALSVKGGIARAYKTPNLYQSNPNYLLYSRGNGCSVQQTNNGGCYLQGNADLKPEISVNKEIGLLYDRGTWRTSATYFRNDYKNKIIGDTDVLYTIGTGSRVTQWDNAGKARVEGIEGNLFIELTPALDWNTNLTWMLDNDNRETGEPLSVIPEYTVNTTLDWRATDQLSFQVAGTYFGKQKSPTFNDRTQQDYDKAAQQDVEAYGLVDVSAGYKFNANYDVRVGVNNVFDKQILRGGNASTSGANTYNQPGRAVFASLNINF, encoded by the coding sequence ATGCAGTGCAAGACTTCACCCAATAGCCTGGCCCTGGCGTTCGTCGCGCTGGCATCACCGGTCATGGTGACCAGCGTGGTCCAGGCCGAAGAACAGCGCACGGGTGAGGTGCTGGAGATACCGGTCGCCGACAACGCGCTGGTGATCGAGGACACCTTGGTTACCGCCGAGCGCGAGGCACGCCAGGCGCTGGGCACTTCGATCATTACCGCCGAAGACATCAAGCGCCACCCGCCGGCCAATGACCTGTCCGACATCATCCGCCGCGAACCCGGGGTGAACCTGACTGGCAACAGTGCCAGCGGCGCGCGTGGCAACAACCGGCAGATCGACCTGCGCGGCATGGGGCCGGAAAACACCCTGATCCTCATCGACGGCAAGCCATCCAGCGCACGCAATGCCGTGCGCTACGGCTGGAACGGCGACCGCGACACCCGCGGTGAAACCAACTGGGTGCCGGCCGAAGCGGTCGAGCGCATCGAGATCCTGCGTGGCCCGGCGGCCGCACGTTACGGCTCCGGTGCCATGGGCGGGGTGGTCAACATCATAACCAAGCGGCCCACCGACGCACTCAAGGGCAGCGTCAGCCTGTACACCCAGTTGCCGCAAGACAGCGCCGAGGGCGCCAGCCGCCGGGCCAACTTCAACCTCGGTGGCGGCCTGACCGACAACCTCGGGTTCCGGCTGTACGGCGGCCTGGCCAAGACCGACGCCGACGACCTGGACATCAACGCCGGGCATGCCACCAGTGCGCTGGTGGCGGGCCGTGAAGGGGTGCGCAACAAGGACATCAATGGCCTGCTGAGCTGGAAGCTGAACGACGAACACCGCCTCGAGGCCAGCGCCGGCTACAGCCGCCAGGGCAATATCTTTGCCGGTGACACCATGAACAGCAATGGCGGTGGCGATGTCGGGTTCGTGTCCAGCCTGTACGGCCACGAAACCAATGTGATGCAGCGCAGTACCTACGACCTGACCCACCTGGGGGACTTCACCTGGGGTACCAGCAAGACCGTGCTGGCCTACGAGTACATGCGCAACTGGCGCCTCAACGAGGGCCTGGCAGGCCGCACCGAAGGTGCGCCCAACGCCGAAGGCGCCGCCATGTCGCGCTTGCGCAACACGCGCCTGAGCAGTGAAGTGAACCTGCCGTTCGCCATGGGCAGCACCGAGCATGTGCTGACCCTGGGCGGCGAATACCTGTACGAAACGCTCAATGACCAGGGCTCGCTGCGCCCGCAAAGCTCGGACCCCAACGGTAATGACGGGCTGGTCGGTTTCGACCGCAGCAGCTCGAAGATGACCGCCCGCAGTTATGCATTGTTCGTCGAGGACAACATCATTGTCGGCGATACCACCATTACCCCGGGCGTGCGTTTCGACCATCACGAAACCTTCGGCGACAACTTCAGCCCCAGCCTGAACCTGTCGCACAAGCTGACCGAAGCACTGTCGGTCAAAGGCGGCATCGCGCGCGCCTACAAAACCCCGAACCTGTACCAGTCCAACCCCAACTACCTGCTTTACAGCCGCGGCAACGGCTGCAGCGTGCAGCAGACCAACAATGGTGGCTGCTACCTGCAGGGCAACGCCGACCTCAAGCCCGAGATCAGCGTCAACAAGGAAATCGGCCTGTTGTACGACCGTGGTACCTGGCGCACAAGTGCCACGTACTTTCGCAACGACTACAAGAACAAGATCATCGGCGATACCGATGTGCTGTACACCATCGGTACCGGCAGCCGCGTGACCCAGTGGGACAACGCCGGCAAGGCGCGGGTGGAAGGTATCGAAGGCAACCTGTTCATCGAGTTGACCCCAGCCCTGGACTGGAACACCAACCTGACCTGGATGCTCGACAACGACAACCGCGAGACCGGCGAGCCGCTGTCGGTGATTCCGGAATACACCGTCAACACCACCCTCGACTGGCGCGCCACCGACCAGCTGTCGTTCCAGGTGGCGGGTACCTACTTCGGCAAGCAGAAGTCGCCGACCTTCAACGACCGCACCCAGCAAGACTACGACAAGGCCGCGCAACAGGATGTGGAAGCCTACGGCCTGGTGGATGTGAGTGCCGGGTACAAGTTCAACGCCAACTACGACGTGCGGGTGGGGGTGAACAACGTGTTCGACAAACAGATCCTGCGTGGTGGCAACGCCAGTACTTCGGGCGCGAATACCTATAACCAGCCGGGCAGGGCGGTGTTCGCTTCGCTGAACATCAATTTCTGA
- a CDS encoding MFS transporter — protein sequence MRSREESHATIATRPLSKIPRSVWALGFVSMFMDISSEMIHALLPLYMVTVLGTSVVAVGFIEGIAEATASITKVFSGALSDRLGKRKLLTVLGYGLGALTKPVFPMASGLEWLTMARFVDRVGKGIRGAPRDALVADVTPAELRGAAFGLRQALDTVGAFLGPLLAILLMWLTASHFQTVFWVAVIPAFVAVYILIAFVREPETPATTRPVRSPLALHQLARLGPAYWRLIGLATLFTLARFSEAFLLLRAQDMGLAPLWTPAVLVLMALAYSLSAYPAGVLSDRVGRRGVLMTGLGLLVAADLLLALLPGWSGLVMGVAAWGLHLGFSQGVFAAMIADSAPADLRGTAFGLFNLLTGVALLVASVVAGLLWDGVGFKATFLLGAACAGSTLVGVALLRSGPITCKPN from the coding sequence ATGCGCAGCCGCGAAGAAAGCCACGCCACGATCGCTACCAGGCCCTTGTCGAAGATCCCTCGCAGCGTCTGGGCGCTGGGCTTCGTATCGATGTTCATGGACATTTCCTCGGAAATGATTCATGCCCTGCTGCCCCTGTACATGGTCACCGTGCTTGGCACCTCGGTAGTGGCGGTGGGCTTTATCGAAGGTATCGCCGAGGCGACCGCCTCGATCACCAAGGTGTTCTCCGGCGCCCTTAGCGACCGGCTGGGCAAACGCAAGCTGCTCACGGTGCTGGGCTACGGCCTGGGGGCGTTGACCAAGCCGGTGTTCCCCATGGCCTCCGGGCTGGAGTGGCTGACCATGGCACGCTTCGTCGACCGGGTCGGCAAGGGTATTCGTGGGGCGCCGCGCGATGCACTGGTAGCCGACGTCACGCCTGCTGAACTGCGTGGTGCAGCCTTCGGCCTGCGCCAGGCGCTGGATACCGTGGGCGCCTTCCTGGGGCCGTTGCTGGCGATCTTGCTGATGTGGCTGACGGCGAGCCATTTCCAGACGGTGTTCTGGGTGGCGGTGATCCCGGCGTTCGTGGCGGTATACATCCTCATCGCCTTTGTGCGCGAACCTGAAACGCCGGCCACCACCCGGCCGGTGCGCTCACCGTTGGCGCTGCACCAGCTGGCCCGGCTGGGCCCGGCCTATTGGCGGCTGATCGGCCTGGCCACGCTGTTCACCCTCGCCCGCTTCAGCGAGGCGTTTCTGTTGCTGCGCGCCCAGGACATGGGCCTGGCGCCGCTGTGGACGCCAGCAGTGCTTGTGCTCATGGCCCTGGCCTATTCGCTGTCGGCCTACCCCGCCGGGGTGCTATCGGACCGCGTAGGCCGTCGCGGCGTGCTGATGACCGGGCTGGGCCTGCTGGTCGCCGCCGACCTGCTACTGGCCCTGCTGCCAGGCTGGAGCGGGTTGGTCATGGGGGTAGCGGCCTGGGGCCTGCACCTTGGCTTCAGCCAGGGGGTGTTTGCCGCCATGATCGCCGACAGCGCCCCTGCCGACCTGCGCGGCACCGCCTTCGGCCTGTTCAACCTGCTGACCGGCGTGGCGCTGTTGGTAGCCAGCGTGGTGGCCGGGCTGCTGTGGGATGGGGTCGGCTTCAAGGCAACATTCCTGCTTGGCGCAGCGTGTGCCGGCAGCACCCTCGTCGGAGTCGCTTTGCTCAGGTCAGGCCCGATCACCTGCAAGCCGAACTAG
- a CDS encoding GntR family transcriptional regulator yields MNAAPHLPALLAAGETRLSAEQIYPRLFDAILEQRLPPGSLLPEQALGQAFGVSRTVIRRVLGRLSDQQVVVQRPSHTAHLAAPDPEQARQVLSARRLAETTLITLAAQRARPVQIRQLRQLVERERQHHENGERCAAIRLGGEFHLKLAQVAANAPLARFLNGLVPMTSLIIARYEAPCCDHCAWEEHAAIIDAVEHGDAEAALGLMHKHLDRLEEKLDLE; encoded by the coding sequence ATGAACGCCGCCCCCCACCTGCCAGCCCTGCTCGCGGCCGGCGAAACCCGCCTGTCGGCCGAGCAGATCTACCCGCGGCTGTTCGATGCCATCCTCGAACAGCGCCTGCCGCCTGGCAGCCTGTTGCCCGAACAGGCGCTGGGCCAGGCCTTTGGTGTCAGCCGTACAGTGATCCGCCGTGTGCTCGGGCGCCTGTCCGACCAGCAGGTGGTGGTGCAGCGCCCCAGCCACACTGCGCATCTGGCCGCGCCCGACCCGGAGCAGGCACGCCAGGTGCTCAGCGCCCGGCGCCTGGCTGAAACAACGCTGATCACCCTGGCCGCGCAACGCGCTCGGCCGGTGCAGATTCGCCAGCTGCGGCAATTGGTGGAACGTGAGCGCCAGCACCATGAAAACGGCGAGCGTTGCGCGGCGATACGCCTGGGCGGCGAGTTTCACCTGAAACTGGCGCAGGTGGCCGCCAATGCGCCACTGGCGCGTTTTCTCAATGGCCTGGTGCCGATGACCTCGCTGATCATCGCCCGCTACGAAGCGCCATGCTGCGACCACTGCGCGTGGGAGGAACATGCAGCGATCATCGATGCCGTGGAGCATGGCGATGCCGAGGCGGCGCTGGGGCTGATGCACAAGCACCTCGACCGCCTGGAAGAGAAGCTCGACCTGGAATGA
- a CDS encoding XRE family transcriptional regulator → MPAALPLLDRAVVGQRLRQVRKTRQMTLKQLSEASGVPLSTLSKMELAQVSVSYEKLAAAARALNVDIAQLLRASGTVTAPVPVTVVVDSLPAAAGYSTGTYDYHPIAGDFPERRMTPAYARIIARERGQFDDFIRHPGQEFALVLSGRVRIEFETGEAVSIGPQETAYFDSQVGHIYLSESDDGADAHVMVVMTDR, encoded by the coding sequence ATGCCCGCTGCCCTACCCCTGCTGGACCGTGCCGTAGTCGGCCAGCGCCTGCGCCAGGTGCGCAAGACGCGCCAGATGACCCTCAAGCAATTGTCCGAAGCCAGCGGCGTCCCGTTGTCTACCTTGTCGAAGATGGAGCTGGCGCAGGTCTCGGTCAGCTACGAAAAACTCGCCGCCGCCGCCCGTGCGCTGAATGTTGACATTGCCCAGCTGTTGCGCGCCAGCGGCACGGTTACCGCACCTGTGCCGGTGACCGTGGTGGTCGATTCGCTGCCGGCGGCGGCAGGTTACTCGACCGGTACTTATGACTATCACCCCATCGCGGGCGACTTCCCCGAGCGGCGCATGACCCCGGCGTATGCCCGCATCATTGCCCGGGAACGCGGCCAGTTCGACGATTTTATCCGCCACCCCGGGCAAGAGTTCGCGCTGGTGCTGAGCGGGCGCGTGCGGATCGAGTTCGAAACCGGCGAAGCGGTGAGCATCGGCCCGCAGGAGACAGCGTATTTCGACAGCCAGGTGGGGCATATCTACCTGTCGGAAAGTGACGACGGCGCAGATGCGCATGTGATGGTGGTGATGACTGATCGTTGA
- a CDS encoding sulfite exporter TauE/SafE family protein, producing the protein MDVGSFGFTIAGLIVGFIVGMTGVGGGSLMTPILLWFGISPATAVGTDLLYAAITKASGVWVHARNKNVDWKITGLLSLGSVPAAALTLWFLSSLHTDTSALNAVIKQGLAVVLILTALAILFKSRLQAFASRHAADHYHLSDRSLNTLTVLTGVVLGVMVTLTSIGAGALGTVALFLLYPFLVTRRLVGTEIAHAVPLTLVAGLGHAGMGNMDWSLLGYLLLGSLPGIYLGSHLTGRISDRVLRPCLAAMLLLIGYKLAF; encoded by the coding sequence ATGGATGTAGGTTCTTTCGGTTTCACCATTGCAGGCTTGATCGTGGGTTTCATCGTCGGCATGACCGGCGTTGGTGGCGGTTCGTTGATGACCCCTATCCTGTTGTGGTTCGGCATCAGCCCGGCAACGGCCGTCGGCACCGACCTGCTCTATGCCGCCATCACCAAGGCCAGTGGCGTCTGGGTGCATGCGCGCAACAAGAACGTCGACTGGAAGATCACTGGCCTGCTCAGCCTGGGCAGCGTGCCCGCGGCGGCGCTGACCCTGTGGTTCCTGAGCAGCCTGCACACCGACACCTCGGCGCTAAACGCCGTCATCAAGCAAGGCCTGGCGGTGGTGCTGATCCTGACCGCGCTGGCCATCCTGTTCAAATCTCGGCTGCAGGCTTTCGCCAGCCGCCATGCCGCTGACCACTACCACCTCAGCGACCGCAGCCTGAACACCCTCACCGTGCTCACCGGCGTGGTGCTGGGGGTGATGGTCACCCTCACCTCCATCGGCGCTGGCGCACTGGGTACCGTGGCGCTGTTCCTGCTTTACCCGTTCCTGGTCACCCGCCGCCTGGTCGGTACCGAAATCGCTCACGCCGTGCCGCTGACCCTGGTGGCGGGCCTGGGCCATGCGGGCATGGGCAACATGGACTGGTCGCTGCTGGGCTACCTGCTACTGGGCTCGCTGCCAGGCATCTACCTGGGTAGCCACCTTACCGGACGGATTTCCGACCGCGTGTTGCGTCCGTGCCTGGCAGCGATGCTGCTGCTGATCGGCTACAAGCTGGCGTTCTGA